One segment of Bradysia coprophila strain Holo2 unplaced genomic scaffold, BU_Bcop_v1 contig_400, whole genome shotgun sequence DNA contains the following:
- the LOC119082226 gene encoding exosome complex component RRP41, which produces MPGNDLISEQGLRLDGRRANELRRIQCKLGVFSQPDGSAYLEQGNTKVLAAVYGPHQASSKKSSHDEVIVNCQYSMATFSTGERKNRPRGDRKSQEMTIHLRQALSAAIKLELYPKSQIDIFIEVLQADGGNYCTSINAATLALIDAGIALKEYVCACTASLANGDVPMMDISHLEEVSGGPTLTVASLPNSQRIAFMEMSQRFHLDHLPKVLKMALDGCKEVQIILDKAVREHLAHVGSACDWQNVGK; this is translated from the exons atgccTGGAAACGATTTAATTTCCGAGCAAGGTCTCCGGTTGGATGGAAGACGTGCGAATGAACTTCGGCGAATTCAGTGTAAATTGGGTGTGTTTAGTCAGCCAGACGGAAGCGCCTATCTGGAACAGGGAAATACAAAAGTTCTGGCAGCTGTTTACGGACCGCATCAA GCTTCATCAAAGAAAAGCAGCCATGACGAGGTTATTGTCAACTGCCAATACAGTATggcaacattttcaacag GCGAACGCAAAAACCGTCCTAGAGGAGATCGAAAGTCCCAAGAGATGACAATCCATTTGCGACAAGCCTTAAGTGCAGCAATCAAGCTTGAACTGTATCCGAAGTCtcaaattgacattttcatcGAAGTGCTGCAGGCAGACGGTGGCAATTACTGCACATCAATAAATGCAGCAACACTTGCCCTCATCGATGCAGGTATCGCCCTCAAAGAATATGTGTGTGCATGTACAGCATCGTTGGCCAATGGTGATGTGCCAATGATGGATATATCGCATTTAGAAGAAGTGAGCGGTGGACCAACGTTGACTGTGGCATCGTTACCGAATTCGCAGCGAATCGCCTTCATGGAAATGTCCCAACGGTTTCATTTAGATCACTTACCCAAAGTGCTCAAAATGGCACTCGATGGGTGCAAGGAGGTTCAGATTATTCTCGACAAAGCGGTGCGTGAACATTTGGCACACGTCGGGTCGGCGTGTGATTGGCAGAATGTGGGCAAATAA